Genomic window (Oryza sativa Japonica Group chromosome 3, ASM3414082v1):
gacctaagcctttttatctttctgtcaagttgattttcaacttctgccttataaattttaaaatagtctagagcctcgtctttcgttttcaacaagtacacatagcaaaatctagtagcatcatcaatcaatgccatgaaatatcgttttccacccttcgtcaacaccccattcatttcacaaagatctgaatgtaggagttctagtggtgccaagtttctctcctcgacagccttgtgaggcttgcgaggttgcttcgattgcacacaactatggcacttagaacctttgacaatggaaaacttaggaattaaacacatgctggaaagccgaaacatcaagccaaaattaatatgacataaacgtgagtgccaaacattagcctcatcatccacactgccacaaatatggttcacagacatattgcagaaatcagaaagggaaaagcggaacaggcctccgcactcataacctttatcaataaaatatccatgtttagacacgactactttattagactcaaaacccaacttaaatccgtctctagtcagacgggagccactaacaagattcctgtcgatagaagggacatgctgcacgttcttcagctgcacgatctttcccgaagtaaacttcataTCTACCATGCCAACACCacgaacagaagcatgtgacccattccccattatgacggtggaaccccgtgcgacctgataagaagaaaacaatgagatgtcaacacaaacatgtacattggccccagtatcaacccaccaattagtagactgattaactgaaaaaacagtaggtaaattaccatacccgcttccatctccagtattgccaatggtcacattagcagacttagaagtctgccctacaggtgccttcatcccgttgcgctgtggacacttcctagccagatgaccaggttgcccacacacaaagcaagtcctctcatcctggttAGGATtgatattgttcttcttctacttcttgaagttggtggtctgttgagctttgtatttccccttgctcttgttctgggccttgtgcacaacattggcactggactgcccaccatcgcccttagacgcggcgtctttttcccgagctttctcctcaacatcaagagacgctatcaacccctcaacggagtattcctgtctcttgtgtttaaGTGCAGTACTGAAACTTCTCCatgatggaggtagtttcgcaataatgcacccggccacaaatttgtcgggtaagacacacttaaggagttcgagttccttagctatggtttgtatctcatgagcctcttcgactacagaacggttgtcagccatcttgtagtcatgaaactgctccataatatacagatcattgctagcattagtagcaccgaatttagtattcagtgcatcccacaactccttagcgtcggtcatatgcatatacacctcgaccagacgatcgccaagaacgctaagaatgcatcccacaaagagagtagtggcttcctcgaattgcttctgctgatcAACAGTaagaattccttcaggtttgccagtactcacccagaagcatttcatagccgtcagccacagagtgaccctgatctgccatctcttaaagtgcacaccggtgaatttatccggcctcagtgcatcggcaaaaccagccatagtaaaatcacagcgcctataataagttttttggattgttgaaattataagcacataatgatttaatttattccataaataaatcatgacattgcagatgtaaactagattgaacgcatcattagatccacacatgtaaactaagcagtaaagcATGAACAGATATGCACAACATGtagaacacgtaccgaggtggcggaaagaccggttgctcggcaggaactactcgcggttgcgagcgtcgacgaaggcgtgAAGCACGCGagtggagaggaaggcgagccgtcgcggacaaacagggagcagtcgcgcgaagcgcttcccaaaaaccttattgccgccttctcccggtgcaggacgtcgaaggtagaggttccggagacctgctctcccgatcgccggtgcacgccggcgagcgggatggagtaatctacgagcgacggcgcagtacagagtaggaggcaaaccctagattaatttcgcgtgtgttgcgtgaaggcggcggctcggtttatatagagatagatcgcctgatcagggcgcccgcgtaaaccgaaccggataagtcgtgcgtgtaggcggcggctcggtttatatacaGATAGATCgcctgatcagggcgcccgcgtaaaccgaaccggataagtcgcgcgtaatttcctgcagcaaaacaaaactgtaaaaggaggctgcatctgcgcaatggtgaggagccaattttgcggaccattcgacgcgtacatcATCCACGCgtcgcctgccctgccaggcgaggcgaggtgaGCGAGCACGtgtttcctctcttctctccaccacacatgcttcaagtggctaggagggcatcctcccttttaaggaggtccccctctcccagaataagcaaggtggtactaaactccacatgcatgccatcccatgaggtgggcttttgtgattttctaaagaattaatcttcgaatgggccgtagcccatctattaatttcAAGATGGGATGTAGGGAGTATTAGAAATCTCGATAGAGGACGGGGGTATATATTACGATTTTGGCGCTTGGCATTATGACAAACGAGGGATTTTCTTTGTGTTATAAGATGATAGTACTAGTGCAAACGAAAAGAAGGGAAACACGGGTAGAGGCCTAGAGAGCATTGTGGTACTCTCAGATTCAAAAAATAGAGAAGATGTGGAAAACAAAGGTCTTATCCCCAAAATTAAGGTGTTGCATCTCTGCCAACAGGTGAAGTACGATTCAGGAGGTACATGGCACAGGTTGATGTATCAATGGAGGATGCAAAGCTGTTGCTGTTTGAGATGAAAGATACGCTTAAGGCTTAATCAGGATGATTTTATTAAAATGCGTGTTACCCTTTAGGCCAATACTGTAGGGCAAGAGGGCGTGCTATACTATACATGGAGGATTTGGAGCATGGAACAGGTCAAAGCAAAACCTGTCAGAGAGAGGCAGAGTGTAGCTCTGCCAAAACCTCTGCCAAGACTTCAGTAAACAGTACGCACGCGTGCTTGTTGAGTGGAAAATGCACATCCCACTATCCCAGCACAAGGGTGAGGAATGGCCAATGGGGATGTTGGGCTTGTCTGGTTCCTTGCCATTTGCAACGAtgacaaaattttggcaatggcaGAAGTTGGGTCATTGCCGAAAAAAATTTGGTAAAAGTTAGTATCTGAGTAAGTCACTAAGCCAAATAAGAcggcaatgatttttttttctggctaTAAACCAGACAGACTGACATTATTTTTTAGCTTGGTTGAAAAAGGCTACAAACCATACAAGCCCATTGTGACAAGTCTGCACATCTTCCCCTTGACTAGAAAACAGCCATTCCAATTCATTAGATTCATTAGACTAGATTATTCCATTCAACACCGCAAAAGCATACGAATTTCATTAGATTCATTAGGCTAGATGATTCCATTCGACACCACAAAAGCATCCGAGGCATTAAGAGGATACAAGTGTTTCATCACGACAtcacccatccatccatcacagACCAAATGAACTCCCCCAACTTCCTGGAGCTAACGACGACGATGCTTCATTCATTCAGACGCCGGTGGATCCgaaccctccctctcccctgacGGTGGCGTCGAGGTCCTCCACCTCGGCGACCTCCGGCGTCACGATCACCTCGATGATCATCTGCGCGATCCGGTCGCCGGGCTTCACGGCGAAGTCGGTGTCGGAGTGGTTGAAGAGGATGACCCCTACCGGGCCACGGTAGTCGGCGTCGATCACCCCGGCGCCTACGTCGATCGAGTGCTTCAACGCCAGCCCAGACCTCGGCGCTAAAACCGGACAGGCATTTCGTCAAACACCTGGTGCGCAAGCAAGAAAGGAATGGACGGAAAAGAATAAAGAGAGGAAATGCTCACCGACGCGCGCGTAGGTGCCCTCCGGGATGGCGATGCTGAGGTCCGTCGGCACCATCGCCTTCCCCCTCGCCGGCACGACGACCTCCGCCGCGCTgagatcagaaaaaaaaacccacaaaaACGGTGTAAACAACCACCAACGGCGATGCCATTTTTGTTTTTCACGGGGAGACCTTGCCGGGCGCGTACCTCGACAGGTCgtagccggcggcgagggcggagcCGCGGGACGGCAGGACGGCGTTCTCGGAGAGCTTCTTGACCTTGAGCAAGGGAGCAACCTTGGCGATCTTGTGCGGGGGCTCCTGGACGGCggagtcagcggcggcggcggcggcggaggcgttgcCGTTGGTAGCGGTGGCCATGGCGACGGCTGAGAGAGCTCTCGGCggcaggcggtggtggcgcgagAAGGGGACGAACGGTGGAGGAGGTGAGTGGATTTGGGggaagcggcggaggcggcaatGGTGGTTAAATAGAGGGGAGATGAGGCGGGAACAGATGGCGCCAAGTTTTCCCGCCATATTTCTCCTCCCACCAACGCCGCGCCCGAGTTAAATAGAGGAGGGTTTGGTCTCCCACGCGGTCGCTGCTGTTTTAAATGCATGGATATGGATGCGTGCGCGTGCGGGGCAGTTTTTCGGAAATCTCGCCGGATTTCCTGTGATTTGTTATTGGCAggatgattttctttttctcatctGATATGCTACTGTTTTTTTATGAAGGATAATTTGCCAGAAAAAAATTACGAATCGCTTATTATAATCCCAGATAAAAGGGTCCATATAAGCCCATAGGATGCATAAATGCATTTATCCTGAGTTACTGACCGTTTTACATATGTATAACCTTTATCTGAATAGCGAACTTTCCGACTTTTAAGggactgttcactttaatgtcattttcaaccttaccaaatttcggtgaagttgctaaaaaagtggctacatttagtttgctgtcgaATTTTgctaactatataagaaatcctgtttaccaaaattttgacaactataccaaaattttgacaaagatttttttcatcaaagtgaacaggcttAAAAAAGAGTGACAGATATCAGGTGCCAAAGGGTTCGAAAAAGTACCAGGGCTAACTAGTAGTACTACATGTTAATTTCGTAATCACCATGGCAAACAACTGACCAACCCGATAATCAAAATATACGAAACATAGTGCTGTCAGTTGTCACAACTGTCAACCTGGTAAGCATAATATTACTGctttctccatttcatattataaaacttccTAGCTTTACcctcatattataaaactttctagcattacccacattcatatatatttcatatatatgttaatgaatttagacaaacATATAGTCTAGATTCACTGacatatactacctctgttttttaatagatgacgttgttgactttttcccacatgtttgaccattcgtcttattcaaaaaaaaatttccgtaattataatttattttgtatgAGTTAtcttatcactcatagtactttaagtgtgattcatatcttatacatttgcataaaatttttgaataagacgagtggtcaaacatatgagaaaatGTCAATGGTGCCAtctattaaaatacggagggagtatatgaatgtggacaatactaAAAAGAGAGTAGGAAATACACTAAACATGTGCACAAGCAGCACAGTACAATGGACAGCTGATATGCCTGACTTGGAAAGGGACAAATTCATAATCAGTTGTGAAATACAAATGCAAAAGTTGGTAGCTTTCTACTACAAAAAGAAGTTATACAACAAgaagagaccgatccgaatgGATGATGCTTTCTGGTAATATAAACACTACATCAACTTAACACGGTGAGTCAGAGCACACGTCTTGCCAAGACAACAGATTGCATTTTTCCACTGGACATTAGGATATGATACAGCTGATTGCCTGATTCTATGCTACAAGACCAACAAACTGATTTCCATAGCCCATCGAGTTGGTCGTAATTCTTAACACAAGGAACTTACAACAACACAGGAAGAAAACTGTCCTTCAAACTATTTTCCGGTGTCCGCTGAAGGCCCAAATCTGAAAATGTTCAACAAGCAGCAACTCAAACGTTAACATGCTGGAGTTTGCaccaaaatattttcttttgctttcaCTTCTAGAACATGGCAAATGCTAAACACAAA
Coding sequences:
- the LOC4333679 gene encoding deoxyuridine 5'-triphosphate nucleotidohydrolase-like, with the protein product MAGKLGAICSRLISPLFNHHCRLRRFPQIHSPPPPFVPFSRHHRLPPRALSAVAMATATNGNASAAAAAADSAVQEPPHKIAKVAPLLKVKKLSENAVLPSRGSALAAGYDLSSAAEVVVPARGKAMVPTDLSIAIPEGTYARVAPRSGLALKHSIDVGAGVIDADYRGPVGVILFNHSDTDFAVKPGDRIAQMIIEVIVTPEVAEVEDLDATVRGEGGFGSTGV